A window of the Rhizobium brockwellii genome harbors these coding sequences:
- a CDS encoding imelysin family protein produces the protein MKLNTFRAAVLAIAPAALLALPAHAATDAASVVKHYADVAHAKYEDSLTTAKALDAAIDAFLKAPTDATLKAAREAWIKARVPYQQTEVYRFGNPIVDDWEGKVNAWPLDEGLIDYVDASYGTESDENSLYVANVIANKTIKIDGKDVDASKLTPEFLSGTLAEAGGIEANVATGYHAIEFLLWGQDLNGTGPGAGDRPATDYDLKNCTHGNCDRRAEYLKSASFLLVSDLQEMTDNWTPDGAATKNVEADPKAGLVAILTGMGSLSYGELAGERMKLGLLLHDPEEEHDCFSDNTYNSHLNDAIGIAAAYTGNYTRVDGTKLSGPSLHDLVAAKDKALDAEVEGKLNKTLDAMNAMATRGETVEKYDQMIGEGNKEGNAVVQAAIDGLIDQTKSVQRVIAALDLGTVQLEGSDSLDNPNAVFK, from the coding sequence ATGAAGCTCAACACATTCCGCGCAGCCGTGCTGGCGATTGCCCCCGCCGCCCTGCTCGCCCTTCCTGCGCATGCCGCGACCGATGCTGCTAGCGTGGTGAAACACTATGCCGACGTGGCGCATGCAAAATACGAAGACTCGCTGACGACGGCCAAGGCGCTCGACGCCGCGATCGACGCCTTCCTGAAGGCGCCGACCGACGCGACGCTCAAGGCCGCCAGGGAGGCCTGGATCAAGGCGCGCGTCCCCTACCAGCAGACGGAAGTCTATCGCTTCGGCAATCCGATCGTCGACGACTGGGAAGGCAAGGTCAATGCGTGGCCGCTCGATGAAGGCCTGATCGACTATGTCGATGCTTCCTACGGCACCGAGAGCGACGAAAATTCTCTCTATGTGGCAAATGTCATCGCCAACAAGACGATCAAGATCGACGGCAAGGATGTCGACGCCTCCAAGCTGACGCCGGAATTCCTCTCCGGCACGCTGGCTGAGGCCGGCGGCATCGAAGCCAATGTCGCGACCGGCTATCACGCCATCGAATTCCTGCTCTGGGGTCAGGATCTGAACGGCACGGGTCCCGGCGCCGGCGATCGTCCGGCAACCGATTACGACCTCAAGAACTGCACGCACGGCAATTGCGACCGCCGCGCCGAATATCTGAAGTCCGCCTCCTTCCTGCTGGTTTCCGACCTGCAGGAAATGACCGACAACTGGACGCCGGACGGCGCTGCGACGAAGAACGTCGAAGCCGATCCGAAGGCCGGCCTCGTCGCGATCCTGACGGGCATGGGTTCGCTTTCCTACGGCGAGCTCGCCGGCGAGCGCATGAAGCTCGGCCTGTTGCTGCACGATCCGGAAGAAGAGCATGATTGCTTCTCGGACAATACCTACAACTCGCATCTCAACGACGCGATCGGCATCGCCGCCGCCTATACCGGCAACTATACCCGCGTCGACGGCACCAAGCTCAGCGGCCCGTCGCTGCATGATCTCGTGGCCGCCAAGGACAAGGCGCTCGATGCCGAAGTGGAAGGCAAGCTCAACAAGACGCTCGATGCGATGAATGCCATGGCAACGCGCGGCGAGACCGTCGAAAAGTACGATCAGATGATCGGCGAAGGCAACAAGGAAGGCAACGCCGTCGTTCAGGCCGCCATCGATGGGCTGATCGACCAAACGAAATCGGTGCAGCGCGTTATTGCCGCACTCGATCTCGGCACGGTTCAGCTTGAAGGTTCCGACAGCTTGGATAATCCTAACGCCGTCTTCAAATAA
- a CDS encoding RsmB/NOP family class I SAM-dependent RNA methyltransferase, with the protein MRLGGRLEGAISVLADIDARKRPVADALKDWGLAHRFAGSGDRAAIGNIVYDALRMRLSHAWLMDDDSPAAIAHAVMFRQWGFTSDSLATELADDKFAPAPLSADAVAAFQTRSLDDAPPHIRGDIPEWVQPSFEQAFGAGWLAEAQALAARPTLDLRANLLKASRDKVVKALERANAHAAKIARHGIRIAAGEGASRLPNVTAELSFQKGWFEVQDEGSQIVADLVLAHDGEQVLDYCAGGGGKTLAMAAAMQNKGQVHAYDADRKRLAPIIERLKRAGTRNVQVHDDARQLSGLAGRCDKVLVDAPCTGTGTWRRRPDTKWRLTAKNLDERTAQQQDALAQASGFVKPGGDLIYVTCSVLPQENEEQARRFTADNPGFQIVSALPAWDQLFGKHAPRPHSSDGLSVTLTPASTDTDGFFFCRMQRKG; encoded by the coding sequence ATGCGTCTGGGCGGCCGCCTCGAAGGGGCGATTTCTGTGCTCGCGGACATCGATGCCCGCAAGCGGCCTGTCGCCGACGCGCTGAAGGACTGGGGCCTTGCGCACCGCTTCGCCGGCTCGGGCGATCGTGCTGCGATCGGCAACATCGTCTATGACGCACTGCGCATGCGGCTTTCCCATGCCTGGCTGATGGATGACGACAGTCCTGCTGCCATTGCCCATGCCGTCATGTTCCGCCAATGGGGTTTCACATCAGACAGCCTTGCCACTGAGCTGGCGGATGACAAGTTCGCGCCGGCACCGCTTTCGGCCGACGCTGTTGCGGCCTTTCAAACCCGCTCGCTCGACGATGCGCCACCGCATATCCGCGGCGATATTCCCGAATGGGTCCAACCCTCCTTCGAACAGGCCTTCGGCGCCGGATGGCTTGCCGAGGCACAGGCACTTGCCGCCCGACCGACGCTCGATCTGCGCGCCAACCTGCTCAAAGCCTCCCGCGACAAGGTCGTCAAGGCGCTCGAAAGAGCCAACGCGCATGCTGCGAAGATCGCCCGCCACGGTATCCGGATTGCCGCCGGCGAAGGCGCCTCGCGTCTTCCCAACGTGACAGCCGAGCTTTCGTTCCAAAAAGGCTGGTTCGAAGTTCAGGACGAGGGATCGCAGATCGTCGCCGACCTGGTGCTCGCCCATGATGGCGAACAGGTTCTCGACTATTGCGCCGGCGGCGGCGGCAAGACGCTCGCCATGGCGGCGGCCATGCAGAATAAGGGACAGGTTCACGCCTATGACGCCGATCGCAAGCGGCTGGCGCCGATTATCGAGCGGCTGAAGCGGGCGGGCACGCGCAATGTCCAGGTGCATGACGACGCCAGACAGCTCTCCGGCCTTGCCGGACGCTGCGACAAGGTGCTGGTCGACGCGCCCTGCACCGGCACCGGCACATGGCGGCGGCGCCCCGATACGAAATGGCGGCTGACGGCGAAGAACCTCGACGAACGCACCGCCCAGCAGCAGGACGCGCTGGCGCAGGCGAGCGGCTTCGTCAAGCCAGGCGGCGATCTGATCTATGTGACCTGCTCGGTCCTGCCCCAGGAGAACGAGGAACAGGCGCGCCGCTTCACGGCTGACAATCCCGGCTTTCAGATCGTCAGTGCCCTGCCTGCCTGGGATCAGCTCTTTGGAAAGCACGCCCCGCGTCCGCACTCTTCCGACGGCCTGTCGGTGACTCTGACCCCCGCCTCCACCGATACAGACGGCTTCTTCTTCTGCCGCATGCAGCGGAAGGGCTGA
- a CDS encoding SDR family oxidoreductase: protein MHVMIFGCGYSGTAIAKAFAGDGVRVSGTTRSPDKVEALRRNGIEAFLFDGESLEEGLRQALEGVTHLVQSIAPGKADPLLRLLDKDGACLLPKLEWIGYLSTVGVYGDHQGAWVSEETPCLPVSGRSTERLEAEEGWLAMGRERDAPAAVLRLSGIYGPGRNAFCNLDKGTARRLIKNDQVFNRIRVEDIGAATRFLSEHSLGGIYNVTDDRPGPPQDVIVEAARLMGVEPPPEQAFETAELTPMARTFYGENKRVSNAKLKAAGFEFSFPNYPMSLAQLWRDGRWRGE from the coding sequence ATGCATGTGATGATCTTTGGCTGCGGTTATTCCGGCACAGCAATCGCCAAGGCCTTTGCCGGCGACGGCGTGCGGGTTTCCGGCACCACGCGTTCGCCAGACAAAGTCGAAGCGCTCCGCCGGAACGGCATTGAAGCATTCCTTTTCGACGGCGAGAGCTTGGAAGAGGGGCTTCGCCAGGCTTTGGAAGGCGTCACCCATCTGGTCCAGTCGATTGCCCCTGGAAAAGCCGACCCGCTGCTGCGGCTACTTGATAAAGACGGCGCATGCCTGCTGCCGAAGCTCGAGTGGATCGGTTATCTCTCCACCGTCGGCGTCTATGGCGATCACCAGGGCGCCTGGGTGAGCGAGGAAACGCCGTGCCTGCCGGTTTCCGGGCGATCGACGGAGCGGCTCGAGGCGGAAGAGGGTTGGCTGGCGATGGGCCGGGAGCGCGACGCGCCGGCGGCGGTGCTTCGCCTTTCCGGCATCTATGGGCCGGGCCGCAACGCCTTCTGCAATCTGGACAAGGGCACGGCGCGACGGCTGATCAAGAATGACCAGGTGTTCAACCGCATCCGCGTCGAGGATATTGGTGCTGCGACACGCTTTCTGTCGGAGCACAGCCTCGGCGGCATCTATAATGTCACCGACGACCGGCCCGGCCCGCCGCAGGATGTGATCGTCGAGGCAGCCCGCCTGATGGGCGTCGAACCGCCGCCGGAGCAGGCGTTCGAGACCGCCGAACTGACGCCGATGGCGCGCACTTTCTACGGCGAGAACAAACGGGTTTCGAACGCGAAACTGAAGGCCGCCGGCTTCGAATTCTCCTTCCCGAACTATCCCATGTCGCTTGCGCAATTATGGCGGGATGGACGCTGGCGTGGGGAGTAG
- a CDS encoding septal ring lytic transglycosylase RlpA family protein has product MKNIRRSIIAAVTIAACSSMLPAEGFAGNGCGGASWYALRSKTASGERMNPAILTAAHRSLAFGTKVKVTNRNNGRTVVVRINDRGPFIRGRVIDLSRAAAQNIGMVSSGTAKVCYQVVS; this is encoded by the coding sequence TTGAAGAACATACGTCGTTCTATTATCGCCGCTGTAACTATTGCAGCCTGTTCTTCCATGCTTCCGGCGGAGGGTTTTGCTGGCAATGGTTGTGGCGGTGCTTCATGGTACGCACTTCGCTCCAAAACTGCTTCCGGGGAACGTATGAACCCTGCCATCTTGACTGCCGCACATCGTTCGCTTGCTTTCGGCACCAAGGTGAAGGTCACCAACCGCAACAATGGCCGCACCGTCGTCGTTCGTATCAACGATCGTGGTCCGTTCATCCGTGGTCGCGTGATCGACCTGTCGCGCGCCGCCGCGCAGAATATCGGCATGGTAAGCTCCGGCACTGCGAAGGTCTGCTACCAGGTCGTCAGCTGA
- a CDS encoding di-heme oxidoreductase family protein has protein sequence MSHAPARRFLASAALCATIAGFSVSIAAGFDLPRKRTDLSEADLKRVADVTRPTADFSKAEQYEAMQAGATTSIDPVTEDSFSHISANIPFEEEQNFKLGNALFRKLWVSAPSSTQASDGLGPLFNARSCMSCHVNDGRGKPPEGGPSATSMFLRLSRAATTPEEETAVARADVVNFPDPVYGHQLQDLAVPGLAAEGKMAISYHEERVTLGDGETVSLRRPSYAVTNLGYGPLDPATTISPRVASAMIGLGLIEAIPEADILAHADPDDADGDGISGKAAIVRDHRSGNIALGRFGWKAQNATVRDQSADAFANDIGISTPDHPDAQGDCTKAEEKCLAMPTGVQKRLGAEEAPGPILDLVTFYSENLAVPARRKASFAETLQGKRIFYESRCISCHVPKFVTRRDTPDKAQSFQLIWPYSDFLLHDMGDGLADGQQVGLASGREWRTPPLWGIGLTRTVSGHSFFLHDGRARDLTEAILWHGGEAEKARNAFSSLPKDDRAALITFLESL, from the coding sequence ATGTCGCATGCCCCGGCCCGCCGATTTCTCGCCAGCGCAGCGCTCTGCGCCACGATTGCCGGTTTTTCCGTCAGCATCGCCGCCGGTTTCGATCTGCCGCGGAAACGCACCGACCTCTCCGAGGCCGATCTGAAACGTGTCGCCGATGTAACGAGGCCGACAGCGGATTTTTCCAAGGCCGAACAATACGAAGCCATGCAGGCAGGGGCTACGACCTCGATCGACCCTGTCACCGAGGACAGCTTCTCGCATATTTCGGCCAACATCCCCTTCGAGGAAGAGCAGAATTTCAAGCTCGGCAACGCGCTCTTCCGCAAGCTCTGGGTGTCCGCTCCTTCCTCGACGCAGGCTTCCGATGGTCTCGGGCCGCTGTTCAACGCCCGCTCCTGCATGAGCTGCCATGTCAATGACGGCCGCGGCAAACCGCCGGAAGGGGGGCCAAGCGCCACCTCGATGTTCCTGCGGCTTTCCCGCGCCGCCACGACGCCGGAGGAAGAAACGGCGGTCGCGAGGGCCGATGTCGTCAATTTTCCCGATCCGGTCTACGGCCATCAGCTGCAGGACCTCGCCGTTCCCGGCCTTGCTGCCGAAGGAAAGATGGCGATCAGCTACCACGAAGAGAGGGTGACGCTCGGCGACGGCGAGACAGTATCGCTGCGCCGGCCGAGTTATGCGGTGACGAACCTTGGCTATGGACCACTCGACCCCGCGACGACGATTTCGCCGCGTGTCGCCTCGGCGATGATCGGCCTCGGACTGATCGAGGCCATTCCCGAGGCCGATATCCTGGCCCACGCCGATCCTGATGATGCCGACGGCGACGGCATCTCCGGCAAGGCGGCAATCGTGCGCGACCATCGCAGCGGCAATATCGCGCTTGGACGATTCGGCTGGAAGGCACAGAACGCCACGGTGCGCGACCAGAGTGCCGACGCCTTTGCCAACGATATCGGCATCTCGACGCCCGATCACCCGGACGCACAGGGCGATTGCACCAAGGCGGAAGAGAAATGCCTTGCTATGCCGACCGGGGTGCAGAAACGCCTGGGCGCAGAAGAAGCGCCGGGTCCCATTCTCGACCTCGTCACCTTCTATTCCGAAAATCTCGCCGTTCCCGCACGGCGCAAGGCGAGCTTCGCCGAGACCCTGCAGGGCAAGCGGATCTTCTACGAAAGCCGCTGCATTTCCTGCCATGTGCCGAAATTCGTCACCCGGAGGGATACGCCGGACAAGGCGCAGTCCTTCCAGCTGATCTGGCCCTATTCCGACTTTCTTCTGCACGACATGGGCGACGGGCTCGCCGACGGGCAGCAGGTTGGTCTTGCAAGCGGACGTGAATGGCGCACGCCGCCGCTATGGGGTATAGGACTGACCCGAACTGTCAGCGGACACAGCTTTTTCCTGCATGACGGCCGTGCGCGTGATCTCACCGAAGCGATCCTCTGGCATGGCGGCGAAGCTGAAAAGGCCCGCAACGCTTTCTCCTCCCTGCCGAAAGACGACAGGGCGGCCCTGATTACATTCCTGGAGTCACTTTGA